One stretch of Clostridiales bacterium DNA includes these proteins:
- a CDS encoding HD domain-containing protein: protein MIDNGIKNVPTLNDAKKLLNEAEKLNPGPWVGHSLYAGKAAELIAQNCPELNSDTALVLGMLHDIGRRFGVTDMRHAIDGYNFCMDKGYTFLAKICMTHSFNYKDIRAAFGKWDCSKKEYDFVKEYLQTIEYDDYDRLIQLCDVLALPDGFCLIEKRMVDVALRHGIHEGIIPKWKATFETKDYFERKIGKSIYSLLPGVVENTFGL, encoded by the coding sequence ATGATAGACAATGGAATAAAAAATGTGCCGACTTTGAATGATGCAAAGAAATTATTGAATGAAGCGGAAAAGCTAAATCCGGGCCCATGGGTTGGTCATTCTCTTTATGCAGGGAAAGCGGCGGAATTGATAGCCCAAAACTGTCCGGAGTTAAATTCAGATACTGCTTTAGTGCTGGGCATGCTTCACGACATAGGTCGAAGATTTGGTGTTACAGACATGAGACATGCAATTGACGGATATAATTTCTGCATGGACAAGGGTTACACATTTTTAGCAAAAATATGTATGACGCATTCCTTTAATTATAAAGATATAAGGGCAGCCTTCGGGAAATGGGACTGCAGCAAAAAAGAATATGATTTTGTCAAGGAATATTTGCAAACAATAGAATATGATGATTATGACAGACTGATACAACTATGCGATGTCCTGGCGCTGCCGGATGGATTTTGCCTGATAGAAAAAAGAATGGTCGATGTGGCGCTAAGGCATGGAATACATGAAGGAATAATTCCCAAATGGAAGGCAACTTTTGAAACCAAAGATTATTTTGAACGTAAAATTGGCAAGTCGATTTACAGTTTACTGCCGGGAGTTGTTGAGAATACTTTTGGATTATAG
- a CDS encoding secondary thiamine-phosphate synthase enzyme YjbQ, with the protein MEYEIKTTKAQEFIDITDIVKEAVNKSGVMDGSVIVFVPHTTAGVTINENADPNVVYDILSALNKAFPENNGYRHIEGNSHAHIKASLMGSSCTVLIENGRLKLGTWQGIYFCEFDGPRIRNIYIKIIKGL; encoded by the coding sequence ATGGAGTACGAAATAAAAACGACTAAAGCGCAGGAATTTATAGATATTACTGATATAGTAAAAGAGGCAGTAAACAAAAGTGGAGTTATGGACGGAAGTGTTATAGTATTTGTTCCTCATACAACGGCCGGCGTCACAATAAATGAAAATGCTGATCCTAATGTTGTTTATGACATATTGTCTGCATTGAATAAGGCGTTTCCGGAGAATAACGGCTACCGGCATATTGAAGGCAACTCCCATGCTCATATCAAGGCATCGTTGATGGGTTCGTCCTGTACCGTACTAATTGAAAATGGAAGGTTAAAACTGGGTACGTGGCAGGGGATTTATTTTTGCGAATTTGACGGGCCGAGAATCAGGAATATCTATATAAAGATAATCAAAGGACTTTAG